TGCGTTCGCGTGTGCGCAGGATTTCGCGGGCCTGGATCGCGATGTCGCTGGCCTGGCCGCCTCCACCGCCCGCGGGCTGGTGAATCATGAAGCGCGTGTTGGGCAGGCAGAGCCGGCGTTCCTTGGGAGGTGCCAGAAAGATGTGCGCGCCGGCGCTGGCGACCCAGCCCGTGCCCACGGTGGTCACGGGAGCGGGCACGAAACCAATGATGTCATGAATCGCATCGCCGGATTCCACATGACCGCCGGGCGAGGAGATCATCAAGGTGATGGGATCCGCGGAATCCTGGGAAAGCGCCAGGATCCGGCGGCAGATCGCGCGGGCCACCGAGTCGTTGATCTCCCCGAAAAGCAGCACGATACGCGACTTGAAGGAGAGTTGCTCCTCCTTCCGGTCGGCCTTCTCGCCCATGGTGGGTTTCTTCGCGTGGGCGAGACTGGACTGGAACTGCATGGGGGCTCTCCTTGATGGCTGGGGTCGTTGAGTCGTGAGTCAGGACGGTCGGGCGCGCGAGCAACCGGATCTCGTCAGTGAACAGCATCGGCAGGATGCGGGCGAGAATATGCCCCGTTCGAGGGGTCCGCGCAAGCCCGCGCGCTCCGAATCGGCAGCTTGAGCTCCGCTGCTCCGCATCTTCCGACTCGCGCAGGATGTCCGACCGGCTGCCGCATGACTCACTCAGGGGCGCAGATCAGCCGCAGCCACCTTTCTTCACCGCCGGGCCACTGCTCAGTTTCAGCTTGGGCACATAGCTGGCCTCGAGCGCCTCATGTCCCGCTTCGGAGGCCTCGCTGCGCGCACCCAGGGCCATGGGGAACAGTGATTCGAGGGGAGTTCCGGGCTCCAGCTCCAGACCCGGCATGACGTGCCCGAGCCAGGCCGGAATTCCGCCCTCAAGGATGTAGGCGTTGGGCACCTTGAGTGCCGCCAGATCCTTCCAGGCCTGGGTTGCCAGACGTTCGTCGCCGTCCACCAGGATCACCACCGTGTTGGCCGGGCTGCCTTCCAGATCACGCGCCAGCCGCTCCATGCTCGCGGGACTCCTCCGGTGCGAGCGCGCCAGATGGAAGATGTTGTACTGGGCTTCAGGGCGCAGGTCCACCAGATGGAGCCGGATCTGGTCGTCGCCCATGATGTGAGCCACTTCGGCGGCTTCGAGATACACCGCACGGCCCGTCAGCAGACTGTCCTTCGAGGCGGCGACCTGGTTCCAGCGATCCTCCAGGTCCGGTTGTCCCACGGCCACCACACCCAGCGCGACCAGCACCAGCGCCGCGGCGGCCATCCGCTGACCACGGGCGGCGCGCGCGGTGCGTGTCAGGCCCGCGGCCGCTTCGATCTTCTCGGCACCCCAGAACATGAACAGCGCCATGGCCACCACGGCCAGCACCACCAGGCCCGTGCTCAGTCCCAGCCATTCGGGCAGCATGAAACGTCCCATGCTCGAGGCATGCCAGAAGCCATCGATGTCGGCCACTGTCTCACCGAAGATGAAGATGCCTCCGAACACGCCGGCCAGAAAGAACATTCCGTCGACCTTGAAAGTGGCCACCGCCACCAGCGAGGTGCCCGGGCAGAAGCCACCGATCACGAAGCCGAAACCCATGATCAGACCGCCCACGATGCCCGGCCAGAGGAAGGTGGGGTTGACCCAGACCCGGCTGAAGTCCAGCAGGCCCAGACCGCTGGCCAGGAAGATCAGCACCATGGCCACCACGATCGCGGTGAACATCACCTTCAGCACGGTCAGTTCCTTGAAGTAGAACTGGGCCGCCA
This window of the Candidatus Delongbacteria bacterium genome carries:
- a CDS encoding ATP-dependent Clp protease proteolytic subunit, whose protein sequence is MQFQSSLAHAKKPTMGEKADRKEEQLSFKSRIVLLFGEINDSVARAICRRILALSQDSADPITLMISSPGGHVESGDAIHDIIGFVPAPVTTVGTGWVASAGAHIFLAPPKERRLCLPNTRFMIHQPAGGGGGQASDIAIQAREILRTRERIARVVARQTGKPLETVMLDMDRDHWLNAEEAVAYGLVGRIIQTQAELG
- a CDS encoding YeeE/YedE family protein, which encodes MAPFPLESIFGSAINNLVYILIGLGFGAVLEMSGFGDTNKLAAQFYFKELTVLKVMFTAIVVAMVLIFLASGLGLLDFSRVWVNPTFLWPGIVGGLIMGFGFVIGGFCPGTSLVAVATFKVDGMFFLAGVFGGIFIFGETVADIDGFWHASSMGRFMLPEWLGLSTGLVVLAVVAMALFMFWGAEKIEAAAGLTRTARAARGQRMAAAALVLVALGVVAVGQPDLEDRWNQVAASKDSLLTGRAVYLEAAEVAHIMGDDQIRLHLVDLRPEAQYNIFHLARSHRRSPASMERLARDLEGSPANTVVILVDGDERLATQAWKDLAALKVPNAYILEGGIPAWLGHVMPGLELEPGTPLESLFPMALGARSEASEAGHEALEASYVPKLKLSSGPAVKKGGCG